In Erpetoichthys calabaricus chromosome 4, fErpCal1.3, whole genome shotgun sequence, one genomic interval encodes:
- the LOC127527490 gene encoding odorant receptor 131-2-like isoform X1: protein MEVNVSQNNNSQIFVYGKNIQSNFYRVVLAQVLVCVFLYINLVMLFSFFKKEAFRQDTRYILFAHMLFVDTMVLIVTDLGMLLIYFCILVPGVYCILFCTFMETLTSYTPLTLTAMCLERYIAICIPLRHAEISTVQRTLFVILFIWIFGFILCSTDFFAVLATQPESFYLESYICSYEIMLIYVWQSDLRSYICLVVFISVFLFIALTYVKIMHAARAASVEKTSASKARNTVVLHAFQLVLSLISLICPFVEKFIMQINFQIFSDVRYFNFLTFTLFPRCLSPLIYGLRDEKFCSVFQYYIICGMNKPTLQN, encoded by the coding sequence ATGGAAGTGAATGTCTCCCAAAACAATAACAGTCAAATATTTGTCTATGGCAAAAATATACAATCTAACTTTTACAGGGTGGTATTGGCACAGGTACTTGTGTGTGTCTTCCTCTACATCAACTTGGTGATGCTTTTCTCGTTCTTTAAAAAAGAAGCCTTTCGACAGGATACTCGTTACATTTTGTTTGCTCACATGTTGTTTGTGGATACTATGGTGCTGATAGTAACAGACTTAGGAATGCTCTTGATATACTTCTGTATATTGGTTCCAGGTGTGTATTGTATCCTATTCTGCACATTTATGGAAACCCTTACTTCTTACACGCCATTGACTCTGACCGCCATGTGCCTGGAGCGCTACATTGCTATCTGTATTCCATTGAGACATGCAGAGATCTCCACAGTTCAACGCACTCTTTTTGTCATTCTGTTTATCTGGATATTTGGATTCATCCTCTGCAGTACTGATTTTTTCGCTGTACTTGCAACACAGCCTGAGAGTTTTTATCTGGAGAGCTATATTTGCAGCTATGAAATAATGCTAATATATGTCTGGCAATCTGATCTGAGATCATACATCTGCCTGGTGGTATTTATATCAGTGTTCCTCTTTATTGCACTGACTTATGTAAAAATTATGCATGCAGCAAGAGCAGCTTCTGTAGAGAAAACCTCTGCCTCCAAAGCTCGAAACACTGTTGTTTTGCATGCTTTTCAGCTTGTTTTATCTTTAATTTCCCTGATTTGCCCTTTTGTTGAAAAGTTCATTATGCAAataaattttcagattttttcagaTGTGCGCTactttaattttcttacttttacGTTATTTCCCAGATGTTTAAGCCCACTTATTTATGGTTTAAGAGATGAAaaattctgttctgtttttcaaTATTATATAATCTGTGGAATGAATAAACCCACTCTACAAAATTAG
- the LOC127527490 gene encoding odorant receptor 131-2-like isoform X2, which yields MELNISQNNNSQGFIYGKNKQSNFYRVVLAQVLVCVFLYINLVMLFSFFKKEAFRQDTRYILFAHMLFVDTMVLIVTDLGMLLIYFCILVPGVYCILFCTFMETLTSYTPLTLTAMCLERYIAICIPLRHAEISTVQRTLFVILFIWIFGFILCSTDFFAVLATQPESFYLESYICSYEIMLIYVWQSDLRSYICLVVFISVFLFIALTYVKIMHAARAASVEKTSASKARNTVVLHAFQLVLSLISLICPFVEKFIMQINFQIFSDVRYFNFLTFTLFPRCLSPLIYGLRDEKFCSVFQYYIICGMNKPTLQN from the coding sequence GTACTTGTGTGTGTCTTCCTCTACATCAACTTGGTGATGCTTTTCTCGTTCTTTAAAAAAGAAGCCTTTCGACAGGATACTCGTTACATTTTGTTTGCTCACATGTTGTTTGTGGATACTATGGTGCTGATAGTAACAGACTTAGGAATGCTCTTGATATACTTCTGTATATTGGTTCCAGGTGTGTATTGTATCCTATTCTGCACATTTATGGAAACCCTTACTTCTTACACGCCATTGACTCTGACCGCCATGTGCCTGGAGCGCTACATTGCTATCTGTATTCCATTGAGACATGCAGAGATCTCCACAGTTCAACGCACTCTTTTTGTCATTCTGTTTATCTGGATATTTGGATTCATCCTCTGCAGTACTGATTTTTTCGCTGTACTTGCAACACAGCCTGAGAGTTTTTATCTGGAGAGCTATATTTGCAGCTATGAAATAATGCTAATATATGTCTGGCAATCTGATCTGAGATCATACATCTGCCTGGTGGTATTTATATCAGTGTTCCTCTTTATTGCACTGACTTATGTAAAAATTATGCATGCAGCAAGAGCAGCTTCTGTAGAGAAAACCTCTGCCTCCAAAGCTCGAAACACTGTTGTTTTGCATGCTTTTCAGCTTGTTTTATCTTTAATTTCCCTGATTTGCCCTTTTGTTGAAAAGTTCATTATGCAAataaattttcagattttttcagaTGTGCGCTactttaattttcttacttttacGTTATTTCCCAGATGTTTAAGCCCACTTATTTATGGTTTAAGAGATGAAaaattctgttctgtttttcaaTATTATATAATCTGTGGAATGAATAAACCCACTCTACAAAATTAG